A window from Candidatus Micrarchaeia archaeon encodes these proteins:
- a CDS encoding DUF1922 domain-containing protein, whose product MGKYLILKCPKCGTIQATTSKQRLKCKMCAKTTTLNDKSIIRYGEVDNPQEASYIVRKLKEKEWEKDKNK is encoded by the coding sequence ATGGGAAAATACCTAATATTAAAATGTCCAAAATGTGGAACAATACAAGCGACTACTTCTAAACAGCGCTTAAAATGCAAAATGTGCGCTAAAACAACGACTTTAAATGATAAGAGTATTATTAGATATGGAGAAGTAGATAACCCGCAGGAAGCTTCTTACATAGTTAGAAAGCTAAAAGAAAAAGAATGGGAAAAAGATAAAAATAAATAA
- the amrS gene encoding AmmeMemoRadiSam system radical SAM enzyme, which translates to MEEAQFYKREKNSSISCLLCRRKCTISEGKTGFCRVRQNIIGKLYSLNYGKIIASHTDPIEKKPLYHFYPGSHVFSISTLGCNFSCDHCQNPDISQNWRAISGVEKEPEEISQIALRNKAQGIAYTYTEPTIFFEYAYDCAKIAKKQKLFNIFVTNGYMSDECIKKMKGVINASNVDLKAFNEKFYNNICGGIELGGVLKSIKALHKIQHIELTTLLIPGLNDSKDEIIALSKWVKKLDKNIPLHFNAYFPANRMTIHLTSEETVIKAREIALEEGLNYVYTGNIKYSEGSNTFCPKCKNAVVKRFGNYTENYLKNEKCQECGNKINIITK; encoded by the coding sequence ATGGAAGAAGCGCAGTTTTACAAAAGAGAAAAAAATTCTTCTATTTCCTGCCTGTTATGCAGGAGGAAATGCACGATTTCAGAAGGAAAAACAGGCTTTTGCAGAGTTAGGCAAAATATAATAGGAAAATTGTATTCTTTGAACTATGGAAAAATAATTGCATCTCATACTGACCCCATTGAAAAGAAGCCATTATATCATTTTTATCCAGGATCACATGTATTTTCGATTTCAACTTTAGGGTGCAATTTTTCGTGCGACCATTGCCAAAATCCAGATATAAGCCAGAATTGGCGTGCAATTTCAGGTGTGGAAAAAGAACCAGAAGAAATAAGTCAAATAGCTTTACGAAACAAGGCTCAAGGAATTGCATATACATATACAGAACCTACAATTTTCTTTGAATATGCGTATGACTGCGCTAAAATCGCAAAAAAGCAAAAATTATTCAATATTTTTGTAACAAATGGATATATGTCAGATGAATGCATAAAGAAAATGAAAGGGGTTATTAACGCAAGCAATGTTGATCTTAAGGCATTTAATGAAAAGTTTTATAATAATATTTGTGGGGGAATTGAATTAGGTGGGGTGCTTAAATCAATCAAAGCTCTCCATAAAATACAGCATATTGAGCTTACTACGTTACTTATCCCAGGATTAAATGATTCAAAAGATGAAATTATTGCTTTAAGCAAATGGGTGAAAAAATTAGATAAAAACATCCCATTACATTTCAACGCTTATTTCCCCGCAAATAGGATGACTATACATCTTACCTCTGAAGAAACTGTTATAAAAGCAAGGGAGATTGCACTTGAAGAGGGATTGAATTATGTTTATACTGGAAATATAAAATATAGTGAAGGAAGTAATACTTTTTGTCCCAAGTGCAAAAATGCAGTAGTAAAGCGCTTTGGCAACTATACTGAAAACTATTTGAAAAATGAGAAATGTCAAGAATGTGGAAATAAAATTAATATAATTACAAAATGA
- a CDS encoding phosphatase PAP2 family protein gives MDLLTTVSIFFDNDIVLIGFLFLLLFITSVLFKKQKTKLKKVILATFIGVLFVIAAKEIITEDRICIIEQSKIACPDSYAFPSGHSTMVLIFAIILLGEPSFFIFLLFALFIMYSRLYLGVHTPLDILGAIPFAFVSCALSDLIFKRFLKEEDKNE, from the coding sequence ATGGATTTATTAACAACAGTTTCAATATTTTTTGATAATGATATTGTTTTAATCGGTTTCTTGTTTTTATTGCTCTTTATAACTTCAGTTTTATTCAAAAAGCAGAAAACAAAATTAAAAAAAGTAATTTTAGCCACATTTATTGGGGTGCTTTTTGTAATTGCTGCAAAAGAAATAATTACAGAAGACCGAATTTGCATTATTGAACAATCAAAAATAGCTTGTCCAGATTCTTATGCTTTTCCAAGCGGGCATTCAACAATGGTTTTGATATTCGCAATAATTCTTTTAGGGGAGCCTTCGTTTTTTATATTTCTATTATTTGCTTTATTCATAATGTATTCACGCCTTTATTTGGGGGTTCATACTCCTCTAGATATTTTGGGGGCAATCCCATTTGCATTTGTTTCATGCGCATTAAGCGATCTTATATTTAAGCGCTTTTTAAAAGAGGAAGATAAAAATGAATGA
- the tpiA gene encoding triose-phosphate isomerase, translated as MNKEELNNKFIILLNFKTYKESLGEKGKILMKAIADNKELADKKNVIVFACPQFVDLREFSKIDENILAQGASNFEAGAHTGSNTIDALKDAGVKGILINHFENQIPLEKIKHLIQGCKDATLLSIVCADTIEKAEQIAEFKPDYLSIELPELIGTGISLTKVNPEIVTNTLEKIKEVPVLCGAGIADAEDVKKAKELGVQGVLVASRFVKSTDPNKWVKEVLDVI; from the coding sequence TTGAATAAAGAAGAATTAAATAATAAATTTATAATCTTGTTAAATTTTAAAACATATAAAGAAAGTTTAGGTGAAAAAGGAAAAATATTGATGAAAGCAATTGCTGATAATAAAGAATTAGCTGATAAAAAAAATGTAATTGTTTTTGCATGTCCTCAATTTGTTGATTTAAGAGAGTTTTCTAAAATAGATGAGAATATATTAGCTCAAGGTGCAAGTAATTTTGAAGCAGGAGCACATACAGGAAGCAACACAATTGATGCTTTAAAAGATGCTGGTGTAAAAGGAATTTTAATTAATCATTTTGAGAATCAAATTCCTTTAGAAAAAATAAAACATTTAATACAAGGATGTAAAGATGCAACTTTATTAAGTATTGTTTGTGCAGATACTATTGAAAAAGCTGAACAAATAGCTGAATTTAAGCCTGATTATTTATCAATTGAACTTCCAGAATTAATAGGAACTGGCATTTCATTAACAAAAGTTAATCCAGAGATAGTTACAAATACTTTAGAAAAGATAAAAGAAGTTCCTGTGTTATGTGGTGCGGGTATTGCAGATGCTGAAGACGTTAAAAAAGCAAAAGAATTAGGAGTACAAGGAGTGTTAGTAGCAAGCAGGTTTGTTAAAAGCACAGATCCAAATAAATGGGTTAAAGAAGTTTTAGACGTGATTTAA
- a CDS encoding 2-C-methyl-D-erythritol 4-phosphate cytidylyltransferase, which translates to MTETQTLPKQEKKHLKKGVSIIIPAGGKGTRFGEDKQLFELNKKPIVQRTIEVFANLPLVDQIIVVTNEERKEQILSWDINFNLDFAIDGKERYNSVYNGLREVKYAVVGIHDGVRCLVTEKIIMDCLMCILNNDADAVFPAIKPVDTIRAIVGENKYFTPDRNTLLAVQTPQVFKTEIILDLFNKFFENPTNITDDISLVELYGKEYVITHVLGDPSNIKITTPFDIQIAETILKKRGELIE; encoded by the coding sequence ATGACTGAAACACAAACTTTACCAAAACAAGAGAAAAAACATCTTAAAAAAGGTGTAAGTATTATTATACCTGCAGGAGGAAAAGGAACACGTTTTGGAGAAGATAAACAATTATTTGAACTTAATAAAAAACCTATAGTTCAAAGAACAATTGAGGTTTTTGCAAATTTACCCTTAGTTGATCAAATAATAGTCGTAACAAATGAAGAAAGAAAAGAACAAATTTTATCTTGGGATATAAATTTTAATTTAGATTTTGCAATAGATGGAAAAGAAAGATATAATTCAGTTTATAATGGTTTGAGAGAAGTTAAATATGCTGTTGTAGGAATACATGATGGAGTAAGATGTTTAGTAACAGAAAAAATAATAATGGATTGTTTAATGTGTATTTTAAATAATGACGCAGATGCTGTTTTTCCAGCTATAAAACCAGTTGATACAATACGTGCCATTGTGGGTGAAAACAAATATTTTACTCCAGATAGAAATACATTATTAGCAGTTCAAACTCCTCAAGTTTTTAAAACAGAAATTATTTTAGATCTTTTTAATAAATTTTTTGAAAATCCAACAAACATAACTGATGATATAAGTTTAGTTGAGTTATATGGAAAAGAATATGTAATAACACATGTTTTAGGAGACCCAAGCAATATAAAAATAACAACTCCGTTTGATATTCAAATAGCAGAAACAATTCTTAAAAAAAGAGGTGAATTAATTGAATAA
- the ispG gene encoding flavodoxin-dependent (E)-4-hydroxy-3-methylbut-2-enyl-diphosphate synthase, whose translation MIQRKLTRVVDLNGKVKIGGDNPILIQSMTNTSTADAEATIKQTQALFGAGGEAVRITVNDEEAVKALPEIRAAFPNKPLVADIHYDYTKALAAIEAGFDKVRINPGNIGDKEKVKAVIEAAKKANVAIRIGVNGGSLDKDIEEKYGRTAQASVESAMQYVKMMEELDFHNFVLSIKWSDIPRMIEANRLLSKRTDYPLHLGLTEAGTVFSGSVLSAAALSPLLLDGIGDTVRVSLTGDPVRELRTAKIIFQGLGLKIFGPNLTSCPTCGRTEIDLNSMAEQVEERLMREYSDYIMHVAVMGCIVNGIGEGKEADIGIAGGKGRGVIFKKGVQIGTYPEAELIDKLFELIGYMVQNGEVKNIKKDE comes from the coding sequence ATGATTCAAAGAAAATTAACGCGTGTTGTAGATTTAAATGGAAAAGTAAAAATAGGTGGAGATAATCCAATTTTAATTCAAAGTATGACTAATACATCAACTGCAGATGCAGAAGCAACTATAAAACAAACGCAAGCACTTTTTGGTGCTGGGGGTGAAGCAGTAAGAATTACAGTAAATGATGAGGAAGCAGTAAAAGCATTACCAGAAATAAGAGCTGCATTTCCAAATAAGCCTCTAGTTGCTGATATTCATTATGATTATACAAAAGCGCTTGCAGCAATAGAAGCAGGTTTTGATAAAGTAAGGATTAATCCTGGGAATATAGGAGATAAAGAAAAAGTAAAAGCTGTTATTGAGGCAGCAAAAAAAGCAAATGTTGCAATAAGAATAGGAGTAAATGGCGGATCATTAGATAAGGATATTGAAGAAAAATATGGGAGAACAGCACAAGCAAGTGTTGAAAGCGCAATGCAATATGTTAAAATGATGGAAGAATTAGATTTTCATAATTTTGTTTTATCAATTAAATGGAGTGATATACCAAGAATGATTGAAGCAAATAGATTATTATCCAAAAGAACAGATTATCCATTACATTTAGGATTAACAGAAGCAGGAACAGTTTTTTCAGGTAGTGTTCTTTCAGCAGCAGCATTAAGTCCTTTACTTTTAGATGGTATAGGGGATACAGTAAGAGTTTCTTTGACAGGTGATCCAGTTAGAGAATTAAGAACTGCAAAAATAATATTCCAAGGTCTTGGCTTAAAGATTTTTGGTCCTAATCTAACTTCTTGTCCAACTTGTGGAAGAACTGAAATAGATTTAAACTCAATGGCTGAGCAAGTAGAAGAAAGATTAATGCGCGAATATTCTGATTATATTATGCATGTAGCAGTAATGGGTTGTATTGTAAATGGAATAGGAGAAGGAAAAGAAGCAGATATTGGAATAGCAGGCGGAAAAGGAAGAGGAGTTATATTTAAAAAAGGAGTTCAAATCGGAACATATCCAGAAGCAGAATTAATAGATAAATTATTTGAGTTAATAGGATATATGGTGCAAAATGGAGAAGTTAAAAACATAAAAAAGGATGAATAA
- the dxr gene encoding 1-deoxy-D-xylulose-5-phosphate reductoisomerase, with protein MDIIHKKISILGSTGSIGTQTLGAIANLNTQGHNFEIESLAVKDKRDFKNLKPQIDKFHPNKICIFEKDDVKEFKKEVSFEGEILTGNEGLIELSKDNQIDTLVVSVVGAVGIQATLEGLQNDKQVCIATKEVLVAAGDIVMPLARRDNGELRLLPIDSEHSAILQCIIGENWKEIKEIIITASGGSLRDWPKRKMENATVEEVLAHPNWAMGSKITVDSASMMNKGLEIIEAHQLYGKNIIPVIHRQSIIHSMVRFTDGSIKAQLGLPDMTLPIQYSLTYPKRYPSLEPELDFTKLQTWTFEPMPFDKFPCLSLAIEAGKIGGTMPAIMNATNEIAVYAFLDKQINFGKIPKIIRKVMDILSNSIIEKPEISDIFVADREARVEAKRIIKKLSN; from the coding sequence ATGGATATAATACATAAAAAAATATCAATTTTAGGTTCAACAGGTTCAATAGGAACACAAACATTAGGTGCAATTGCAAATTTAAATACGCAAGGACATAATTTTGAAATTGAAAGTTTAGCAGTAAAAGATAAAAGAGATTTTAAAAATTTAAAACCACAAATTGATAAATTTCATCCAAATAAAATTTGTATTTTTGAAAAAGATGATGTTAAAGAGTTTAAAAAAGAAGTTTCATTTGAAGGAGAAATTTTAACAGGAAATGAAGGTTTAATTGAATTATCAAAAGATAATCAGATAGATACTCTTGTTGTTTCTGTTGTTGGGGCAGTAGGAATTCAAGCAACATTAGAAGGATTACAAAACGATAAACAAGTATGTATTGCAACAAAAGAAGTTTTAGTTGCAGCTGGAGATATTGTAATGCCTTTAGCAAGAAGAGATAATGGAGAATTAAGATTATTACCAATAGACAGCGAACATTCAGCTATTTTACAATGTATTATTGGGGAGAATTGGAAAGAAATAAAAGAAATTATAATTACTGCATCTGGCGGATCTTTAAGGGATTGGCCAAAACGAAAAATGGAAAATGCAACTGTTGAAGAAGTATTAGCTCATCCTAATTGGGCTATGGGTTCTAAAATTACAGTTGATTCTGCTTCAATGATGAATAAAGGATTAGAAATAATAGAAGCACATCAATTATATGGAAAAAATATAATTCCAGTAATTCATAGACAAAGTATAATTCATTCAATGGTTAGATTTACAGATGGGTCTATTAAAGCACAATTAGGATTACCAGATATGACTTTACCTATTCAATATTCTTTAACTTATCCTAAAAGATATCCTAGTTTAGAACCAGAATTAGATTTTACTAAATTACAAACATGGACTTTTGAACCAATGCCTTTTGATAAATTTCCATGTCTTTCTTTAGCAATTGAAGCTGGAAAAATTGGAGGAACAATGCCTGCGATTATGAATGCAACAAATGAAATTGCAGTTTACGCATTTTTAGATAAACAAATAAATTTTGGTAAAATACCAAAAATAATTAGAAAAGTTATGGATATTCTTTCAAATTCAATAATTGAGAAACCAGAGATATCTGATATTTTTGTTGCTGATAGAGAAGCAAGAGTAGAAGCAAAAAGAATAATTAAAAAATTAAGTAATTAG
- the ispH gene encoding 4-hydroxy-3-methylbut-2-enyl diphosphate reductase, with the protein MKISVAEKSGFCFGVTRAAKLLEEQLNRKTNPVFTFGPLIHNDQFNARMKGQGAKIVNSVDEVEDGSIIISRAHGLEKSIIKELNNKDIELIDGVCPFVKLVHKKALELENQGYQVIIIGERKHAEVKAAASYIKNPIIIEKVKEVNELDIKGKIGVVVQTTQSQKNVDEVVSALENKFGKENVKLENTRCLATEERQNAAMDLAKKVDMMIIIGGRESANTNRLYELCSELILSHHIETAEELSQIDFTGINLVGVTAGASAPQYIIDEVIEKLKTF; encoded by the coding sequence ATGAAAATATCAGTAGCAGAAAAAAGCGGGTTTTGCTTTGGAGTTACAAGAGCAGCAAAACTTTTAGAAGAGCAATTAAATAGAAAAACAAATCCCGTATTTACTTTTGGTCCTTTAATTCATAATGACCAATTTAATGCAAGAATGAAAGGACAAGGAGCAAAAATAGTGAATTCAGTTGATGAAGTAGAAGATGGATCTATTATAATTTCAAGAGCACATGGATTAGAAAAATCTATAATTAAGGAATTAAATAATAAAGACATTGAATTAATTGATGGTGTATGCCCTTTTGTAAAATTAGTTCATAAAAAAGCTCTCGAATTAGAAAATCAAGGATATCAGGTAATCATAATTGGTGAAAGAAAACATGCAGAAGTAAAAGCAGCTGCGTCATATATTAAAAATCCAATAATAATTGAAAAAGTGAAAGAAGTAAATGAATTAGATATCAAAGGAAAAATTGGCGTTGTAGTTCAAACAACTCAATCTCAAAAAAATGTGGATGAAGTTGTTTCTGCTTTAGAAAATAAATTTGGAAAAGAAAATGTTAAATTAGAAAACACCAGATGTTTAGCCACTGAAGAAAGACAAAATGCAGCAATGGATTTAGCGAAAAAAGTAGATATGATGATTATTATTGGTGGGAGAGAAAGCGCAAATACAAATAGGCTATATGAGCTTTGTTCAGAACTTATTTTAAGTCATCATATCGAAACAGCAGAAGAATTAAGTCAAATAGATTTTACAGGAATAAATTTAGTTGGAGTAACAGCAGGAGCATCAGCACCACAGTATATAATTGATGAAGTAATTGAAAAATTAAAAACATTTTAA
- the dxs gene encoding 1-deoxy-D-xylulose-5-phosphate synthase has protein sequence MENNIKNLIYECPNGLKSCSYETLNLLAKELRTKIIETVSNTGGHLASNLGSVELTIALHRVFNSPKDKIIWDVGHQAYSHKLLTGRWDNFHTLRQKNGICGYPNRDESKYDAFNVGHSSTSISAALGMALARDLNGEDFNVIGIIGDGAITAGMSFEAMNMLGYTKTPAIIVLNENGISISPNVGAFGAYTNRLTNKIVYSPVFNEVRKDIHYLLDNIKDEKMLEITRNLRSKALTILSDEIFFETLGFAYFGPVDGHNIKEIEKALEEAKKVKGPVIVHVKTIKGKDYKPAEVNPTKYHGASPFNIETGEFIKNNSAPPTYQKVFGEALVELCTENNKIIGITAAMAPGTSLDLLQKAYPHRFFDVGIAEQNAVTMAAGMACEGIIPVVAIYSTFLQRAYDQVIHDVCMQNLHVVFAMDRGGLVGDDGPTHHGTFDLSFLRLIPNLVLMAPKDENELRNMLKTAVEYKGPIALRYPRGSGVGVELESMKTIEIGKGEIVKDTKNPDAVLIAVGRMVDNSLKAAEILEKEGKKIKVINARFIKPLDKDLILSAIEECNKVFTVEENNLPGGFGSAVLELLEDNIILEKGKTITRIGIPDEFIEWGTIPELMDITGLSPEKIAERVKQKL, from the coding sequence ATGGAAAATAATATTAAAAATTTAATTTATGAATGTCCAAATGGATTGAAATCTTGTAGTTATGAGACCTTAAATTTATTGGCAAAAGAATTAAGAACTAAAATAATAGAAACTGTTTCGAATACAGGAGGACATTTAGCTTCTAATTTAGGTTCAGTAGAATTAACAATTGCATTACATAGAGTTTTTAATTCACCAAAAGACAAGATAATTTGGGATGTTGGTCACCAAGCATATTCTCATAAATTATTAACTGGGAGATGGGATAATTTTCATACTTTAAGACAAAAAAATGGTATTTGCGGTTATCCTAATAGAGATGAAAGTAAATATGATGCTTTTAATGTTGGACATTCTTCAACTTCAATTTCTGCAGCTTTAGGTATGGCGTTAGCTAGAGATTTAAATGGCGAAGATTTTAATGTAATTGGAATAATTGGGGATGGAGCAATAACTGCGGGTATGTCATTTGAAGCCATGAATATGTTAGGTTATACAAAAACTCCTGCAATAATTGTATTAAATGAAAATGGAATTTCTATTTCTCCTAATGTGGGTGCTTTTGGAGCATATACAAATAGATTAACAAATAAAATAGTATATTCTCCAGTTTTTAATGAAGTTAGAAAGGATATTCATTATTTATTAGATAATATTAAAGATGAAAAAATGCTTGAAATTACAAGAAATCTTAGATCAAAAGCATTGACAATTTTAAGTGATGAAATATTTTTTGAAACATTAGGATTTGCATATTTTGGACCTGTTGATGGACACAATATTAAAGAAATTGAAAAAGCATTAGAAGAAGCAAAAAAAGTTAAAGGGCCCGTAATTGTTCATGTTAAAACAATAAAAGGAAAAGATTACAAACCAGCAGAAGTAAATCCAACAAAATATCATGGGGCGTCTCCATTTAATATTGAAACTGGAGAATTTATAAAAAATAATTCGGCCCCTCCAACATATCAAAAAGTATTTGGAGAAGCATTGGTTGAATTATGTACAGAAAATAATAAAATAATTGGAATAACAGCAGCAATGGCTCCAGGAACAAGTTTGGATTTATTACAAAAAGCATATCCACATAGATTTTTTGATGTTGGTATTGCAGAGCAAAATGCAGTTACAATGGCAGCAGGTATGGCTTGTGAAGGAATTATCCCTGTTGTAGCTATATATTCAACATTTTTACAAAGAGCATATGATCAAGTTATACATGATGTTTGTATGCAAAATTTACATGTAGTTTTTGCAATGGATAGGGGGGGATTAGTAGGAGATGACGGTCCAACACATCATGGAACTTTTGATTTATCTTTTTTGAGATTAATACCAAATTTAGTTTTGATGGCTCCTAAAGATGAAAATGAATTAAGAAATATGTTAAAAACAGCTGTAGAATATAAGGGACCAATTGCTTTAAGATACCCAAGAGGTTCTGGAGTTGGTGTTGAATTAGAATCAATGAAAACAATAGAAATTGGAAAAGGCGAAATCGTAAAAGATACTAAAAATCCAGATGCAGTTTTAATTGCAGTTGGAAGAATGGTTGATAATTCATTAAAAGCAGCTGAGATACTAGAAAAAGAAGGAAAGAAAATAAAAGTAATCAATGCTCGTTTTATTAAACCCTTAGATAAAGATTTAATTTTGAGTGCAATAGAAGAATGCAATAAGGTATTTACAGTTGAAGAAAATAACTTACCTGGTGGTTTTGGTTCTGCAGTTTTAGAATTATTAGAGGATAATATAATATTAGAAAAAGGAAAAACAATAACAAGAATTGGTATACCTGATGAATTTATTGAATGGGGAACAATACCTGAATTAATGGACATAACAGGTTTATCCCCTGAAAAAATTGCAGAAAGAGTAAAACAAAAATTATAA
- a CDS encoding helix-turn-helix domain-containing protein, with protein MEDKLKNEIAGEIVLSRSPGKTMKKWREIFKITQAELASHLSIVPSTISDYESNRRASPGTTVIKRFVDAIIDIDTSKGGKVIGLLTQSMEKEGEYFSIHEFATSISALDFVKMIKGKVVANEELIESKKIYGYTMIKSLKVIMDLPSSQFTRLYGAMGERAFIFSDVSTGRSPMVAIRVASLKPSIVVFQKLKDVDPIAIKIAEKEQIPIVITEISLAKIKEELDKI; from the coding sequence ATGGAAGATAAATTAAAAAATGAAATAGCAGGAGAGATAGTATTATCACGTAGTCCTGGAAAAACAATGAAAAAATGGAGAGAGATTTTTAAGATCACTCAGGCAGAGTTGGCCTCACATTTATCTATAGTGCCTTCTACGATAAGTGATTATGAAAGTAATAGAAGAGCTTCTCCAGGAACTACTGTAATCAAAAGATTTGTTGATGCAATTATTGATATTGATACCTCTAAAGGAGGAAAGGTTATTGGTTTATTAACTCAGTCAATGGAAAAAGAAGGGGAATATTTTTCAATTCATGAATTTGCAACAAGTATAAGTGCATTGGATTTTGTAAAAATGATAAAAGGAAAAGTTGTAGCAAACGAAGAATTAATTGAATCAAAGAAAATTTATGGGTATACAATGATAAAAAGTTTGAAAGTAATAATGGATTTACCTTCTAGTCAATTTACAAGATTATATGGTGCAATGGGAGAAAGAGCATTTATTTTTTCAGATGTTTCAACAGGAAGAAGCCCAATGGTGGCGATACGAGTAGCTTCATTAAAACCAAGTATTGTTGTTTTTCAAAAATTAAAAGATGTAGATCCGATAGCAATTAAAATAGCAGAAAAAGAACAAATACCAATTGTAATTACTGAAATAAGTTTAGCAAAAATTAAAGAAGAATTAGATAAAATCTAA
- a CDS encoding Mov34/MPN/PAD-1 family protein, which yields MGSTNDVVNENKKIDKIITILYKFNNSLFKYYMILLSKTMVDFLKGAAKHTYPNEFIGLLREKNGVISEILIIPNSQVGKGFAFLRDIMIPIVSDSIGSVHSHPSRNNKPSKQDLIFFQRKGKIHIIICTPYEDRDIAVYDKNGTQLDFKIM from the coding sequence TTGGGTTCAACAAATGACGTAGTTAACGAGAATAAAAAAATTGATAAAATAATCACAATACTATATAAATTTAATAATTCTCTCTTTAAATATTATATGATACTCTTATCAAAAACTATGGTTGATTTTCTCAAAGGAGCTGCTAAGCATACATACCCAAATGAATTTATTGGATTATTAAGAGAAAAAAATGGAGTGATATCAGAAATTCTAATTATACCAAATTCACAAGTTGGAAAAGGATTTGCTTTTTTACGTGATATAATGATCCCAATAGTCTCAGATTCTATTGGCTCAGTACATTCTCATCCTTCTAGAAACAACAAACCTTCAAAACAAGATCTTATTTTTTTTCAAAGAAAAGGAAAAATTCACATAATCATTTGCACACCATATGAAGATAGGGACATTGCTGTTTATGATAAAAATGGAACTCAATTAGATTTTAAAATTATGTAA
- the dph5 gene encoding diphthine synthase: MLYLIGLGLCDEKDLSLRGLEILEKSDKIFLDHYTHIISEETIENLKKIINKKIIKLERAELENEKIILDYALKENISLIVGGDPLIATTHISLILSCIKANIKYEIIHSSSIYSAAIGESGLQTYKFGKSATLTFWEENYKPTSTYDIIFDNKQKGLHTLVFIDLHGQNAMDIKTACNIFMQMEEKIKQGLIDDDFELLILSRIGYEDKKILFGKLNEIKNKSVEIKSPFIIIIPGKLHFLEEEWLNNIGQKVQ, from the coding sequence ATGTTATATTTGATTGGATTAGGTTTATGTGATGAAAAAGATTTGTCTTTGCGTGGTTTAGAGATATTAGAGAAATCAGACAAAATATTTTTAGATCATTATACACACATAATTTCAGAGGAAACAATAGAAAATTTAAAGAAAATCATAAACAAAAAAATAATTAAATTAGAAAGAGCAGAATTAGAAAATGAAAAAATAATTTTGGATTATGCTTTAAAAGAAAATATTTCTTTAATAGTTGGGGGAGACCCATTAATAGCAACAACACATATTTCATTAATTTTAAGTTGTATTAAAGCAAATATAAAATATGAAATAATACATTCAAGTTCGATTTATTCGGCTGCAATAGGTGAATCTGGATTGCAAACATATAAATTTGGAAAATCAGCTACTTTAACTTTTTGGGAAGAAAATTATAAACCAACAAGTACTTATGATATTATTTTTGATAATAAACAAAAAGGACTGCATACTCTTGTTTTTATTGATCTTCATGGACAAAATGCAATGGATATAAAAACAGCTTGTAATATTTTTATGCAAATGGAAGAAAAAATAAAGCAAGGATTAATTGATGATGATTTTGAATTATTAATCTTATCTAGAATAGGTTACGAAGATAAAAAAATATTATTTGGAAAATTAAATGAGATAAAAAATAAAAGTGTAGAAATTAAATCTCCATTTATAATTATTATACCTGGAAAATTACACTTTTTAGAAGAAGAATGGTTAAATAATATTGGACAAAAAGTCCAATAA